One part of the Alligator mississippiensis isolate rAllMis1 chromosome 3, rAllMis1, whole genome shotgun sequence genome encodes these proteins:
- the SOCS6 gene encoding suppressor of cytokine signaling 6 → MKKISLKTIRKSFNLNKSKDESDFVVVQQPSLSEFGKDDSLFGSCYGKDLASCEVNSEDEKGKNRSKSESLMGTLKRRLSAKQKQKGKGSTPSVSSADDDTFSSSSAPITFKDVRAQRPLRSTSLRNHHYSPTPWPLRPTNSEETCIKMEVKVKALVHSSNPSPALNGVRKDFHDLQSDNVFQEQNNGLKSTESQNGDLHLHIDEHVPVVIGLMPQDYIQYTVPLDEGMYPLEGSRSYCLDSSSPMEVSTVSSQMGGNAFHEEESQVDQDVVVAPDIFVDQAVNGLLIGTTGVMLQSPRVNHNDVPPLSPLLPPMQNNQIQRNFSGLTGTDVHVAESMRCHLNFDPNSAPGVGRVYDSVQNSGPMVVTSLTEELKKLAKQGWYWGPITRWEAEGKLANVPDGSFLVRDSSDDRYLLSLSFRSHGKTLHTRIEHSNGRFSFYEQPDVEGHTSIVDLIEHSIRDSENGAFCYSRSRLPGSATYPVRLTNPVSRFMQVRSLQYLCRFVIRQYTRIDLIQKLPLPNKMKDYLQEKHY, encoded by the coding sequence ATGAAGAAAATTAGTCTCAAAACAATTCGCAAGTCCTTTAACTTAAATAAAAGCAAAGATGAAAGTGACTTTGTAGTGGTTCAGCAGCCGTCATTAAGTGAATTTGGAAAAGATGACTCCTTGTTTGGCAGCTGTTATGGTAAAGATTTGGCTAGCTGTGAAGTCAACAGTGAAGATGAAAAAGGCAAAAATAGATCAAAAAGTGAAAGCTTAATGGGTACGTTAAAAAGGAGGCTTTCAGCGAAACAAAAGCAGAAAGGCAAAGGTAGCACGCCATCTGTAAGCTCTGCTGATGACGACACCTTTTCTTCCTCATCTGCTCCAATAACCTTCAAAGATGTGAGAGCTCAAAGACCTTTAAGATCCACATCCCTCCGTAACCACCATTATAGTCCAACTCCCTGGCCCCTACGGCCAACCAACTCGGAAGAAACTTGTATCAAAATGGAAGTGAAAGTTAAGGCCTTGGTCCACTCCTCTAATCCAAGCCCAGCACTGAATGGCGTTCGAAAGGACTTCCATGACTTACAGTCAGATAATGTGTTCCAAGAACAAAATAATGGATTAAAAAGTACAGAATCTCAGAATGGGGATTTACATCTTCACATTGATGAACATGTGCCTGTAGTTATTGGGCTAATGCCTCAGGACTACATTCAGTATACTGTGCCTTTAGATGAGGGAATGTATCCTTTGGAAGGATCACGTAGTTACTGTCTGGATAGTTCCTCACCCATGGAAGTTTCTACTGTTTCTTCCCAAATGGGCGGAAACGCTTTTCATGAAGAGGAGAGTCAAGTGGATCAAGATGTGGTTGTTGCTCCAGATATTTTTGTGGACCAGGCAGTGAATGGCTTGTTGATTGGTACCACGGGAGTCATGTTGCAAAGTCCAAGAGTTAACCACAATGATGTCCCTCCACTCTCACCTTTGCTACCTCCGATGCAGAATAATCAAATCCAAAGGAACTTCAGTGGCCTGACTGGCACAGATGTCCACGTAGCTGAAAGTATGCGCTGCCATTTGAATTTTGATCCTAACTCTGCCCCTGGAGTTGGAAGAGTGTATGACTCTGTACAAAATAGTGGTCCTATGGTTGTGACAAGTCTCACAGAAGAATTGAAAAAACTTGCAAAACAAGGATGGTACTGGGGCCCTATCACACGTTGGGAGGCAGAGGGAAAATTGGCAAATGTGCCCGATGGTTCATTTCTGGTTCGAGATAGTTCTGATGACCGTTATCTTTTAAGCCTGAGTTTCCGATCCCATGGTAAAACTCTTCATACTAGAATTGAACATTCAAATGGTAGGTTTAGCTTTTATGAACAACCAGATGTGGAGGGACATACTTCTATAGTTGATCTAATTGAACATTCGATCAGGGACTCTGAAAATGGCGCATTTTGCTATTCAAGGTCTCGATTGCCTGGATCTGCAACTTACCCAGTGAGACTGACAAATCCAGTATCTCGATTTATGCAGGTTCGTTCCTTACAGTATCTGTGTCGTTTTGTTATACGTCAGTACACTCGAATAGACCTGATTCAGAAACTGCCTTTGCCAAACAAAATGAAGGATTATTTACAGGAGAAGCACTACTGA